DNA from Pseudomonas putida:
GCCAGCAGGTAGGCCTTTGGGTTGCGGTTGATGGTCGAGAAGAACACCTGGCCGCCCGGTTTGACCAGACGATGGCAGGCGCGGATCACCGAGGACGGGTCAGGCACGTGCTCGAGCATTTCAAGGCAGGTGACCACGTCGAACTGGCCGGCCATTTCCTCGGCCATGTCTTCGGCGGTGATGCGGCGGTACTCGACCTCGACGCCGGATTCCAGTTGGTGTAGCTGGGCCACTGCCAGTGGTGCTTCGCCCATGTCGATGCCGGTGACGCTCGCGCCACGCAGGGCCATGGCCTCGCTGAGGATGCCGCCGCCGCAGCCGACATCCAGCACCTTCTTGCCGGCCAGGCCCACGCGCTCATCGATCCAGTTGACTCGCAGCGGGTTGATGTCGTGCAGCGGCTTGAACTCGCTCTCGCGGTCCCACCAGCGGTGAGCCAGGGCTTCGAACTTGGCGATTTCGGCGTGGTCGACGTTGCTCATGGAACAATCCTCTGAATCTTCGATAAAAGTGTTACAGGCGCGAGCCCAAGGCTTGCGGCCGTCATTCGTGGCCTGCGATGCGCGCGCCCCAGGCGCGGGCCGTGGCCGTCAGGGCCTGTTCGTCCATCTGCGTCAGGCGGCGGTCGTCGAGCAACGGGTGGCCGGCGACCCAGACGTGCCGCGCGCAGTCGCGGCTTGTGGCGTAGAGCAGTTGCGAAACCGGGTCGTGCACCGGCTGCTGGGCCAGCCCCGAGAGATCGAAAGCCACCAGGTCGGCGGCCTTGCCCAGCTCCAGGGAGCCGGTGATCGCCTCCAGGCCCAGGGCGCGGGCACCGTTGAGGGTAGCCATGCGCAGGGCGCGGTGGGCGTCCAGGGCCGTGGCCGAACCGGCTACTGCCTTGGCCAGCAGGGCCGCAGTGCGGGTTTCGCCGAGCAGGTCCAGGTCGTTGTTGCTGGCCGCGCCGTCAGTGCCCACCGCCACGTTGACCCCGGCCTGCCACAGGCGCTCCACTGGGCAGAAGCCGCTGGCCAGCTTGAGGTTGGATTCGGGGCAGTGGACCACGCTGGTGTCGCTTTCTACCAGCAGGGCGAGGTCGTCGTCGCTGACCTGGGTCATGTGCACCGCTTGCAGCCTCGGGCCCAGCAGGCCGAGGCGGGCCAGGCGCGCGAGCGGGCGTTCGCCGTTTTCGGCAAGGGCCTGTTCGACTTCGCCGGCGGTCTCGTGGATATGCATGTGCAGCGGGGCGTCGAGCTGGTCGGCGATGACGCGGATCTTCTCCAGGCTCTGATCGCTGACCGTATAAGGCGCGTGCGGCCCCAGGGCGACACTGATGCGCGGGTGGTGGCGCAGGTCACCGAACAGCTCGATGGCAAGGTGCAGGCCTTCGTCGGGTGTACGGGCGCCAGGGATGGGGAAATCCAGCAGCGGCACGGCGATCTGGGCGCGGATACCACTGCGGTGCACCCGGTCGCAGGCCTCCCGCGGGAAGAAATACATGTCGGCGAAGCAGGTGATGCCGCCCTTGAGCTGCTCGGCGATGGCCAGGTCCGTGCCATCGCGCACGAAGGCTTCGTCGACCCAGCGGCCTTCGGCCGGCCAGATGTGCTCCTTGAGCCAGGTCATCAGCGGCAGATCGTCGGCCAGGCCGCGCAGCAGCGTCATGGCGGCGTGGCCATGGGCGTTGATCAGGCCGGGGCACAGCAGGCAATCGGGCAACTCGCGCACTTCCCGCGCGGCGGGTGCTCGGTCACGTGGGCCGAGCCAGGCGATCAGCCCGTCACGGATACCCAGGGCGTGCTCCTTGAGTACCACACCGGCCGGCTCCACGGGGACCAGCCAGCTCGGCACGAGCAGCAGGTCGAGGGGGGAGGGGGCTGTGGGCATGCGTGGGGCACCTGGTTCGGCTGAAGGGAACGCGCAGTATACCCGAGCGTCCGTGGCTGAGGCTCGCTATAATCGGCCGCTTTTGATCAGCGAACGACGGGGAGAGGCGATGCGCGAGCGACTTTTGGCGGCGGAGAAGGTGACCGGCATCCAGTGGCGTAATGGCACCTTGCATCTGCTCGACCAGCGCCTGCTGCCTGTTCGCGAGCATTGGTTGGCCTGCACGGACGTGACCGCGGTGGTCGACGCGATCCGCCAGATGGCGGTGCGTGGTGCGGCGGCCATCGGTATCAGTGCCGCCTATGGCCTGGTGCTTGCCCTGCGCCAACGCCTGGCCGAAGGGGATGACTGGGAGTATGCACTGGAAGAGGACTTCCTCGCCCTGGCTGAAGCCCGGCCTACCGCGGCCAACCTGTTCTGGTCGCTTAATCGCATGCGCGAGCGTCTGCAGCGTCTGCGCGCCGACGAAGACGTGCTGGCGGTCATGGAGGCAGAGGCGCTGGCCATCCATGAAAGCGACCGCGAAGCCAACCTGACCATGGCCCAGCACGGCCTGGAGCTGATTCGTCGCCAGCAGGGCAACGCGCAGACCATCCTTACCTATGGCAATGCCGGCGCCCTGGCCAGCGGCGGATTCGGCACCGCCCTGGGCGTGATTCGCGCGGCGTACCTGGAGGGCATGGTGGAGCGGGTCTATGCCGGCGAAACCCGGCCCTGGCTGCACGGCTCGCGCATCACCGCCTGGGAGCTGGCCCACGAGGGCATCCCCGCGACCCTGTGCGCGGACTCGGCCATGGCGCACCTGATGAAGACCAAGGGCATCACCTGGGTGGTGGTGGGCGCTGACTGCATCGCCGCCAATGGCGATGTGGCTGGCAAGATCGGCACCTATCAGTTGGCGGTTGCGGCCATGCACCATGGCGTGCGCTTCATGGTGGTGGCGTCGAGTACCACCATTGACCTGAATCTGGCCACGGGCGAGGACATTCCTCTTGAAGAGCGCGAGGCCGACGAACTGCTGGATGTGGCGGGGAATCGGGTGGCGGCGCAGGTCGAAGTGTTCAATCCGGTGTTCGATGTGACGCCAGCAGACCTGGTCGATGTGATCGTGACCGAGCGCGGAGTGGTCGAACGGCCCGATACCGCCAAGATCGCCCAGCTGATTTGTCGCAAGCGTTTGCATTGAGCCCCTCTCGCGGACCCGGTGGGAGCGGACTCGTGTCGCGAAAGGTCCGCGTAACGGCCCCAAGATCGGCACGCTCAGCAAATACCCCATCAAACCCGGCAAAAAAGACACGTGTTCAGGGGCTCAGCGGCAACCTGCCATATCTCCCACGCCCCACGCCTTTGTGATACCATCCGGCAGTTTCCAGGGCCGCTCGTTGCAGCGGCCTTCATTGCGCAGATCCATGGCACAACTCATTGATTTGTCGTAAGTCGTCGCACCCCTTTGCGTTGCGGCGGCGAGCTTCGTTCGTCCTACGAGGGAAACGACGAAGTTTCACCAGAAAAAGGAATCAGGCTTCTCATGGGCGAACTGGCCAAAGAAATCCTCCCGGTCAATATCGAAGACGAACTGAGACAGTCTTACCTCGACTACGCGATGAGCGTGATTGTCGGGCGTGCGCTGCCCGATGCGCGTGACGGCTTGAAGCCCGTGCATCGCCGCGTTCTCTACGCGATGAGCGAACTGGGCAACGACTGGAACAAGCCGTACAAGAAGTCCGCGCGTGTGGTCGGTGACGTCATCGGTAAGTACCACCCCCACGGCGACATTGCGGTCTACGACACCATCGTGCGTATGGCCCAGCCTTTCTCGCTGCGTTACCTGCTGGTCGACGGCCAGGGCAACTTCGGTTCGGTCGACGGCGACAACGCCGCGGCCATGCGATACACCGAAGTGCGCATGGCAAAGCTGGCCCACGAGCTGCTGGCCGACCTGCACAAGGAAACCGTCGACTGGGTGCCTAACTATGACGGCACCGAGCAGATCCCGGCGGTCATGCCCACCAAGATCCCCAACCTGCTGGTCAATGGTTCCAGCGGTATTGCCGTGGGCATGGCGACCAACATCCCGCCGCACAACCTTGGCGAGGTCATCGACGGCTGCCTGGCGCTGATCGACAACCCCGAGGTGTCGGTCGATGAGCTGATGCAGTTCATCCCTGGTCCCGATTTCCCCACTGCAGGTTTGATCAACGGCCGCCAGGGCATCATCGAGGCCTACCGCACCGGCCGTGGCCGCATCTACATGCGCGCTCGCTCCGAGATCGAGGACATCGACAAGGACAAGGCCGGCGGTCGCCAGCAGATCGTCGTCACCGAGCTGCCGTACCAGCTGAACAAGGCGCGGCTGATCGAGAAGATCGCCGAGCTGGTCAAAGAGAAGAAGATCGAAGGCATCACCGAACTGCGCGATGAGTCCGACAAGGACGGCATGCGTATCGTCATCGAGCTGCGTCGCGGCGAGGTGCCGGAGGTGGTGCTCAACAACCTCTATTCGCAGACCCAGCTGCAGAGCGTGTTCGGTATCAATATGGTCGCGCTGATCGACGGCCGCCCACGTCTGCTCAACCTCAAAGACCTGCTCGAGGCATTCGTCCGTCACCGCCGTGAGGTCGTGACCCGCCGCACCGTGTTCGAGCTGCGCAAGGCACGCGAGCGTGGCCACATCCTGGAAGGCCAGGCGGTCGCGCTGTCCAACATCGACCCGGTGATCGCCCTGATCAAGGCCTCGCCGACCCCGTCCGAGGCGAAGGAAGCCCTGATCAGCACCGCTTGGGAATCCAGCGCCGTGCAGGTCATGGTCGAGCGCGCCGGTGCCGACTCCTGCCGTCCGGAAGACCTTCCGGAGCAGTACGGTCTGCGTGATGGCAAGTATTACCTGTCGCCGGAACAGGCTCAGGCCATCCTGGACCTGCGCCTGCACCGCCTGACTGGCCTGGAGCACGAGAAGCTGCTGGCCGAGTACCAGGAGATCCTCGAGCAGATCGGCGAGCTGATCCGCATCCTCAGCAGCGCCGAACGCCTGATGGAAGTGATCCGCGAAGAGCTCGAAGCGATCCGCGCCGAGTACGGCGATGCCCGTCGCACCGAGATCCTCAACGCCACCCACGACCTCAGCTACGGCGACATGATCCCGGAAGAAGAGCGCGTGGTGACCATCTCCCACGGCGGCTATGCCAAGACCCAGCCGCTGTCCGCCTACCAGGCCCAGCGCCGTGGCGGCAAGGGCAAGTCGGCCACTGGCGTGAAGGACGAGGACTACATCGAGCACCTGCTGGTCGCCAACAGTCACGCCACCCTGTTGCTGTTCTCCAGCAAGGGCAAGGTGTACTGGCTCAAGACCTACGAGATTCCCGAGGCGTCCCGCGCCGCCCGTGGCCGTCCGCTGGTCAACCTGCTGCCACTGGAAGAAGGTGAGCGCATCACCGCCATGCTGCAGATCGACCTCGAAGCCCTGCAGCAGGGCGCCGATGGCGACGAAGAGCTGGAGGACGCCGACGACACCGTGCTCGAAGGGGAAGTGATCGAGGCCGAGGAAGTCGACGAAGAAGACGGCGACACCCCGGAATGGGTTGCTGAGCCGACCGGTGCCTACATCTTCATGGCCACCGCTTCCGGTACCGTGAAGAAGACCCCGCTGGCCCAGTTCGCCCGTCCGCGTTCCAGCGGCCTGATCGCCCTGAAACTCAAGGAAGGTGACACCCTGATCGCCGCGGCCATCACCGACGGTGCCAAGGAAGTCATGATGTTCTCCGACGCCGGCAAGGTGATCCGCTTCGCCGAGAGCGTGGTGCGTGAAATGGGCCGTACTGCCCGTGGCGTTCGCGGCATGAAGCTGGGCAAAGGGCAGCGGGTGATCTCCATGCTGATTCCTGAGTCCGGCGCGCAGATCCTCACTGCCTCCGAGCGTGGCTTCGGCAAGCGTACCCCGCTGTCCAAGTTCCCGCGCCGCGGCCGTGGCGGCCAGGGCGTCATCGCCATGGGCACCAAGGGCCGCAACGGTTTGTTGATCGGCGCGATCCAGGTGCAGGAAGGCGAAGAGATCATGCTGATCTCCGACCAGGGCACCTTGGTCCGTACCCGCGTTGGTGAAGTCTCCAGCCTGGGCCGTAACACCCAGGGTGTGACGCTCATCAAGCTGGCGACCGACGAGACGTTGGTGGGGCTGGAGCGTATCCAGGAGCCGTCCGAGGACGAGCTCGATGATGACATCGAGATGGATGAGGAAGGCGTCGAGGCCGATGCGCCGGATGATGAAGCTGCTGGTGCCGAAGAGGCCCCGCAGGAGTAACCCAGCGCAACAACCCAAACGGGGCGACCATGGTCGCCCCGTTTGACTGATTACAGCAGGCAGCGTCCTCAAGGACGGTGCAACACCCTGTGGGAGCGGGTTTACCCGCGAAGAAGGCGCCGCGGTGCATCGCGGGTAAACCCGCTCCCACAGGGTTCCCGGCAGCATCGAAGATTGTAGATTTGTTCTATTTGGCAGAGCGAGAGTGGATGTGAGCAAACGAGCCTTTAACTTCTGCGCAGGCCCTGCCGCGCTTCCTGACGCTGTCCTGCAGCGTGCCCAGGCCGAAATGCTGGACTGGCGTGGCAAGGGCTTGTCCGTGATGGAGATGAGCCATCGCAGCGATGACTACGTGGCTATCGCCGAAAAGGCCGAGCAGGACCTGCGCGACCTGCTGTCCGTCCCCTCCAACTACAAAGTCCTGTTCCTGCAGGGCGGTGCCAGCCAGCAGTTCGCCGAGATTCCGTTGAACCTGCTGCCTGAAAATGCCACGGCCGACTACATCGAGACCGGCATCTGGTCGAAGAAGGCCATCGAAGAGGCTCGTCGCTTCGGTCACGTCAACGTCGCCGCCAGCGCCAAGCCCTACGACTACCTGGCCATCCCGGGCCAGAACGAGTGGAACCTGACCAAGAACGCTGCCTATGTCCACTATGCGTCCAACGAGACCATTGGCGGCCTGCAGTTCGACTGGGTCCCGGAGACCGGTGACGTTCCTTTGGTGGTCGACATGTCGTCCGACATCCTGTCGCGCCCGATCGACGTCTCCCAGTACGGCCTGATCTATGCCGGTGCGCAGAAGAACATCGGCCCGAGCGGCCTGGTGGTGGTGATCGTTCGCGAAGACCTGCTCGGCCGCGCCCGTAGCCATTGCCCGACCATGCTCGACTACAAGGTCGCCGCCGACAACGGCTCGATGTACAACACGCCGGCTACCTATTCCTGGTACCTGTCGGGCCTGGTGTTCGAGTGGCTCAAGGAGCAGGGCGGCGTCGAGGCCATGGAGCAGCGCAACCGCGCCAAGAAAGACCGCCTGTACGGTTTCATCGACACCAGCGAGTTCTACACCAACCCGATCAGCCACAATGCCCGGTCGTGGATGAACGTGCCGTTCCGCCTGGCCGACGAGCGTCTGGACAAAGCCTTCCTGGCTGGCGCCGACGCCCGTGGCCTGCTCAACCTCAAGGGCCATCGTTCGGTCGGCGGCATGCGCGCCTCGATCTACAACGCCCTGGGTCTGGAGGCGGTCGAAGCCCTGGTGGCCTACATGGCTGAATTCGAGAAGGAGCACGCTTGATGTCCGATCAGGAACTCAAGGCGCTGCGCGTTCGCATCGACAGTCTCGACGAGAAGATCCTCGAGCTGATCAGCGAGCGCGCCCGTTGCGCCCAAGAGGTGGCCAAGGTCAAGACCGCCTCCCTGGCCGAAGGCGAGAAGCCGGTGTTCTACCGGCCCGAGCGTGAGGCCGCCGTGCTCAAGCGCGTCATGGAGCGCAACAAGGGCCCACTGGATAACGAAGAGATGGCGCGGTTGTTCCGCGAAATCATGTCGTCCTGCCTGGCCCTGGAAGAGCCGCTCAAGGTCGCCTACCTCGGCCCTGAGGGCACCTTCACCCAGGCTGCGGCCATGAAGCACTTCGGTCACGCCGTGGTCAGCCGCCCGATGGCGGCCATCGACGAAGTGTTCCGCGAAGTGGCGGCGGGCGCCGTAAACTTTGGCGTGGTGCCGGTGGAAAACTCCACCGAAGGTGCGGTCAGCCACACCCTGGACAGCTTCCTCGAGCACGACATGGTGATCTGTGGCGAAGTCGAGCTGCGTATCCATCACCACCTGCTGGTGGGTGAGAACACCAAGACCGACAGCATCACGCGCATCTATTCCCATGCCCAGTCCCTGGCCCAGTGCCGCAAGTGGCTGGACGCGCACTACCCGAATGTCGAGCGCGTGGCGGTGTCCAGCAACGCCGAGGCTGCCAAGCGGGTCAAGGGTGAGTGGAATTCCGCGGCCATCGCCGGCGACATGGCGGCCAACCTGTACGGCCTGACCCGCCTGGCCGAGAAGATCGAGGATCGCCCGGACAACTCCACGCGCTTCCTCATGATCGGCAGCCAGGAAGTACCGCCGACCGGCGACGACAAGACTTCGATCATTGTCTCGATGAGCAACAAGCCAGGTGCCCTGCACGAGCTGCTGGTGCCTTTCCACGAGAACGGCATCGACCTGACCCGTATCGAGACCCGTCCGTCGCGTAGCGGCAAGTGGACCTACGTGTTCTTCATCGACTTCGTAGGCCATCACCGCGACCCGCTGATCAAAGCGGTGCTGGAGAAGATCAGTCAAGAGGCCGTGGCGCTCAAGGTGCTGGGGTCCTATCCGAAGGCGGTGCTTTGAGGTTGAGGCAGGTCTTGAGGTCGTTGGGGCTGCGCAGCAGCCCTTTCGCGACACAAGGCCGCTCCTACTGGTTTCGCGTGATCCCTGTAGGAGCGGCCTTGTGCCGCGAAAGAGCCGCAAAGTGGCCCCTGCGGTCTGATTACCAGACAGGATTTACCCGGCAAGCATTGCCGTTTTTTTGAACAGGATTCGCGCTAGTGGTTGATGCAATAGCAAGCAAATCCAGCCCCATCATCGGTCGCTTGGTCGTCGTAGGCCTGGGCCTGATCGGCGGTTCGTTCGCCAAGGGCCTGCGTGAGAGCGGCCTGTGCCGGGAAGTGGTCGGCGTCGACCTGGATGCCCAGTCGCGCAAGCTGGCCGTTTCGCTCGGCGTGGTCGATCGTTGCGAGCAAGACCTCGCCGCCGCCTGTGTTGGCGCCGATGTGATCCAGCTGGCCGTGCCCATCCTGGCGATGGAAAAGGTCCTGGCCCATCTCGCGCGCCTGGACCTGGGCGACGCGGTCATCACTGATGTGGGTAGCGCCAAGGGTAACGTGGTACGTGCCGCACGTGAGGCCTTTGCCGGGCGCTTGTCGCGCTTCGTCCCGGGCCACCCGATCGCCGGTTCCGAGCAGAGCGGGGTGGAAGCCTCCAATGCCGCGCTGTTCCGCCGCCACAAGGTTATCCTCACGCCGCTGCCGGAAACCGATCCGGCCGCTGCGGCCCTGATCGATCGTTTGTGGCGGGCGCTGGATGCCGATGTGGAGCACATGCCGGTCGAGCGCCATGACGAAGTCCTGGCTGCCACCAGCCATCTGCCGCACCTGCTGGCGTTCGGCCTGGTCGATTCGCTGGCCAAGCGCAATGAAAACCTGGAGATCTTCCGGTACGCTGCGGGAGGCTTCCGCGATTTCACGAGAATCGCCGGCAGCGACCCGATCATGTGGCACGACATCTTCCTCGCCAACCGCGAGGCTGTCCTGCGCACCCTGGATACATTTCGCAGCGATCTCGACGCCTTGCGCGACGCGGTCGATGCAGGGGACGGGCACCAACTGCTGGGTGTGTTCACCCGCGCCCGGGCTGCCCGCGAGCATTTCAGTAAAATCCTGGCCCGCCGGGCCTATGTGGACGCTATGAACGCCAACGATCTGATTTTCCTGGCCCAACCTGGTGGCCGCCTGTCCGGACGGATCCGCGTTCCGGGCGACAAATCGATTTCCCATCGCTCGATCATGCTTGGCTCGCTGGCCGAAGGCACCACCGAGGTCGAAGGTTTCCTCGAAGGCGAGGACGCCCTGGCGACCTTGCAGGCCTTCCGCGACATGGGGGTGGTCATCGAGGGCCCGCACCATGGTCGTGTGACCATCCACGGCGTCGGCCTGCACGGCCTCAAGCCGCCGCCCGGCCCGATCTACCTGGGTAACTCCGGTACCTCGATGCGCCTGCTGTCGGGCCTGCTGGCCGGCCAGCCATTCGATGTGACCATGACCGGCGATGCCTCGCTGTCCAAGCGCCCGATGAACCGTGTGGCCAACCCGCTGCGTGAGATGGGTGCGGTGGTCGAGACCGGCCCTGAAGGCCGTCCGCCGCTGACCATCCGTGGCGGCCACAAGCTCAAGGCGCTCGACTACACCCTGCCGATGGCCAGTGCCCAGGTCAAATCCTGCCTGTTGCTGGCCGG
Protein-coding regions in this window:
- the ubiG gene encoding bifunctional 2-polyprenyl-6-hydroxyphenol methylase/3-demethylubiquinol 3-O-methyltransferase UbiG; its protein translation is MSNVDHAEIAKFEALAHRWWDRESEFKPLHDINPLRVNWIDERVGLAGKKVLDVGCGGGILSEAMALRGASVTGIDMGEAPLAVAQLHQLESGVEVEYRRITAEDMAEEMAGQFDVVTCLEMLEHVPDPSSVIRACHRLVKPGGQVFFSTINRNPKAYLLAIIGAEYVLKMLPRGTHDFKKFIRPSELGAWSRVAGLEVKDIIGLTYNPLTKHYKLSSDVDVNYMIQTLREE
- a CDS encoding TRZ/ATZ family hydrolase — protein: MPTAPSPLDLLLVPSWLVPVEPAGVVLKEHALGIRDGLIAWLGPRDRAPAAREVRELPDCLLCPGLINAHGHAAMTLLRGLADDLPLMTWLKEHIWPAEGRWVDEAFVRDGTDLAIAEQLKGGITCFADMYFFPREACDRVHRSGIRAQIAVPLLDFPIPGARTPDEGLHLAIELFGDLRHHPRISVALGPHAPYTVSDQSLEKIRVIADQLDAPLHMHIHETAGEVEQALAENGERPLARLARLGLLGPRLQAVHMTQVSDDDLALLVESDTSVVHCPESNLKLASGFCPVERLWQAGVNVAVGTDGAASNNDLDLLGETRTAALLAKAVAGSATALDAHRALRMATLNGARALGLEAITGSLELGKAADLVAFDLSGLAQQPVHDPVSQLLYATSRDCARHVWVAGHPLLDDRRLTQMDEQALTATARAWGARIAGHE
- the mtnA gene encoding S-methyl-5-thioribose-1-phosphate isomerase produces the protein MRERLLAAEKVTGIQWRNGTLHLLDQRLLPVREHWLACTDVTAVVDAIRQMAVRGAAAIGISAAYGLVLALRQRLAEGDDWEYALEEDFLALAEARPTAANLFWSLNRMRERLQRLRADEDVLAVMEAEALAIHESDREANLTMAQHGLELIRRQQGNAQTILTYGNAGALASGGFGTALGVIRAAYLEGMVERVYAGETRPWLHGSRITAWELAHEGIPATLCADSAMAHLMKTKGITWVVVGADCIAANGDVAGKIGTYQLAVAAMHHGVRFMVVASSTTIDLNLATGEDIPLEEREADELLDVAGNRVAAQVEVFNPVFDVTPADLVDVIVTERGVVERPDTAKIAQLICRKRLH
- the gyrA gene encoding DNA gyrase subunit A, which codes for MGELAKEILPVNIEDELRQSYLDYAMSVIVGRALPDARDGLKPVHRRVLYAMSELGNDWNKPYKKSARVVGDVIGKYHPHGDIAVYDTIVRMAQPFSLRYLLVDGQGNFGSVDGDNAAAMRYTEVRMAKLAHELLADLHKETVDWVPNYDGTEQIPAVMPTKIPNLLVNGSSGIAVGMATNIPPHNLGEVIDGCLALIDNPEVSVDELMQFIPGPDFPTAGLINGRQGIIEAYRTGRGRIYMRARSEIEDIDKDKAGGRQQIVVTELPYQLNKARLIEKIAELVKEKKIEGITELRDESDKDGMRIVIELRRGEVPEVVLNNLYSQTQLQSVFGINMVALIDGRPRLLNLKDLLEAFVRHRREVVTRRTVFELRKARERGHILEGQAVALSNIDPVIALIKASPTPSEAKEALISTAWESSAVQVMVERAGADSCRPEDLPEQYGLRDGKYYLSPEQAQAILDLRLHRLTGLEHEKLLAEYQEILEQIGELIRILSSAERLMEVIREELEAIRAEYGDARRTEILNATHDLSYGDMIPEEERVVTISHGGYAKTQPLSAYQAQRRGGKGKSATGVKDEDYIEHLLVANSHATLLLFSSKGKVYWLKTYEIPEASRAARGRPLVNLLPLEEGERITAMLQIDLEALQQGADGDEELEDADDTVLEGEVIEAEEVDEEDGDTPEWVAEPTGAYIFMATASGTVKKTPLAQFARPRSSGLIALKLKEGDTLIAAAITDGAKEVMMFSDAGKVIRFAESVVREMGRTARGVRGMKLGKGQRVISMLIPESGAQILTASERGFGKRTPLSKFPRRGRGGQGVIAMGTKGRNGLLIGAIQVQEGEEIMLISDQGTLVRTRVGEVSSLGRNTQGVTLIKLATDETLVGLERIQEPSEDELDDDIEMDEEGVEADAPDDEAAGAEEAPQE
- the serC gene encoding 3-phosphoserine/phosphohydroxythreonine transaminase; the encoded protein is MSKRAFNFCAGPAALPDAVLQRAQAEMLDWRGKGLSVMEMSHRSDDYVAIAEKAEQDLRDLLSVPSNYKVLFLQGGASQQFAEIPLNLLPENATADYIETGIWSKKAIEEARRFGHVNVAASAKPYDYLAIPGQNEWNLTKNAAYVHYASNETIGGLQFDWVPETGDVPLVVDMSSDILSRPIDVSQYGLIYAGAQKNIGPSGLVVVIVREDLLGRARSHCPTMLDYKVAADNGSMYNTPATYSWYLSGLVFEWLKEQGGVEAMEQRNRAKKDRLYGFIDTSEFYTNPISHNARSWMNVPFRLADERLDKAFLAGADARGLLNLKGHRSVGGMRASIYNALGLEAVEALVAYMAEFEKEHA
- the pheA gene encoding prephenate dehydratase, giving the protein MSDQELKALRVRIDSLDEKILELISERARCAQEVAKVKTASLAEGEKPVFYRPEREAAVLKRVMERNKGPLDNEEMARLFREIMSSCLALEEPLKVAYLGPEGTFTQAAAMKHFGHAVVSRPMAAIDEVFREVAAGAVNFGVVPVENSTEGAVSHTLDSFLEHDMVICGEVELRIHHHLLVGENTKTDSITRIYSHAQSLAQCRKWLDAHYPNVERVAVSSNAEAAKRVKGEWNSAAIAGDMAANLYGLTRLAEKIEDRPDNSTRFLMIGSQEVPPTGDDKTSIIVSMSNKPGALHELLVPFHENGIDLTRIETRPSRSGKWTYVFFIDFVGHHRDPLIKAVLEKISQEAVALKVLGSYPKAVL
- a CDS encoding bifunctional prephenate dehydrogenase/3-phosphoshikimate 1-carboxyvinyltransferase; translated protein: MVDAIASKSSPIIGRLVVVGLGLIGGSFAKGLRESGLCREVVGVDLDAQSRKLAVSLGVVDRCEQDLAAACVGADVIQLAVPILAMEKVLAHLARLDLGDAVITDVGSAKGNVVRAAREAFAGRLSRFVPGHPIAGSEQSGVEASNAALFRRHKVILTPLPETDPAAAALIDRLWRALDADVEHMPVERHDEVLAATSHLPHLLAFGLVDSLAKRNENLEIFRYAAGGFRDFTRIAGSDPIMWHDIFLANREAVLRTLDTFRSDLDALRDAVDAGDGHQLLGVFTRARAAREHFSKILARRAYVDAMNANDLIFLAQPGGRLSGRIRVPGDKSISHRSIMLGSLAEGTTEVEGFLEGEDALATLQAFRDMGVVIEGPHHGRVTIHGVGLHGLKPPPGPIYLGNSGTSMRLLSGLLAGQPFDVTMTGDASLSKRPMNRVANPLREMGAVVETGPEGRPPLTIRGGHKLKALDYTLPMASAQVKSCLLLAGLYAEGTTTVTEPAPTRDHTERMLRGFGYAVETNGPVASLKAGGKLSATRIEVPADISSAAFFLVAASIAEGSELVLEHVGINPTRTGVIDILRLMGGDITLENQREVGGEPVADLRVRGAKLKGIEIPEHLVPLAIDEFPVLFVAAACAEGRTVLRGAEELRVKESDRIQVMADGLLTLGVKCEPTPDGIIIDGGPIGGGEVHGHGDHRIAMAFSVASLRASAPIRIHDCANVATSFPNFLALCAEVGIRVAEEGKS